The following coding sequences lie in one Lolium perenne isolate Kyuss_39 chromosome 2, Kyuss_2.0, whole genome shotgun sequence genomic window:
- the LOC127336808 gene encoding protein PELOTA 1 has product MKLVHRNLTRNGPGSAKLLPEEEDDLWHAYNLIAVGDTLQAVTVRKVLRDSASGGRDAERVKLKLEIEVESVDYDNEGSVLRVRGKNITENDHVKIGQFHTLELELKRPFVLRKENWDWLALDTIQQACDPTASADLAVILMQEGLAHVFLIGKSITATRARIETSIPRKHGPAIAGYESALKKFFEHVLQALLKHIDFEVVKCVVIASPGFTKDQFRDYMHLEAARRDLRVIVENKSRIILAHAPSGYKHSLKDVLDSSGVMPLIKDTKAAQEVQALKEFFAMLSNDSDRACYGPKHVEIANDRLAIQTLLMTDTLFRNTDIRTRKKYVNLVESVKKFGGTVYIFSSMHVSGDQLAQLTGIAAILRFPLPELEDIEM; this is encoded by the exons ATGAAGCTCGTCCACCGCAACCTCACCCGCAACGGGCCCGGCTCCGCCAAG CTGctgccggaggaggaggacgacctgTGGCACGCGTACAACCTCATCGCCGTCGGGGACACTCTGCAGGCCGTCACTGTTCG GAAAGTTCTGAGAGATTCGGCTTCTGGAGGGCGTGACGCGGAGCGCGTGAAGCTGAAGCTGGAAATCGAAGTTGAG TCTGTAGATTATGACAACGAGGGGAGTGTTTTACGCGTACGTGGAAAAAATATTACTGAGAATGATCATGTGAAGATTGGCCAGTTTCATACTTTAGAGCTTGAGCTGAAGAGACCTTTTGTCCTGCGAAAG GAAAATTGGGATTGGTTAGCACTAGATACCATCCAACAAGCATGTG ATCCTACTGCAAGTGCTGATCTAGCAGTTATTCTCATGCAAGAAGGACTTGCCCACGTATTCCTCATTGGGAAAAG CATAACAGCAACCAGAGCACGTATTGAAACATCGATACCTAGGAAACATGGACCTGCCATTGCTGGTTACGAATCG GccctcaagaagttctttgagcatGTTTTGCAA GCTTTGCTGAAGCACATTGATTTCGAGGTGgtcaaatgtgttgtaattgcaaGCCCAGGTTTTACTAAG GATCAGTTTCGTGATTACATGCATCTTGAAGCTGCACGGCGAGACTTAAGAGTAATAGTTGAGAACAAATCACGCATTATTCTTGCACATGCACCTTCGGGTTACAA GCATAGCTTGAAGGACGTTTTGGACAGCTCAGGTGTGATGCCACTGATAAAAGATACAAAAGCGGCACAGGAG GTCCAAGCTTTGAAGGAGTTCTTCGCTATGCTTAGTAAT GATTCGGACCGAGCTTGTTATGGACCTAAGCATGTTGAGATTGCAAATGACCGGCTTGCAATCCAGACTCTTCTAATGACAGATACTTTGTTTCG GAACACAGACATTCGTACCAGGAAAAAGTATGTGAACTTGGTTGAATCAGTCAAGAAATTTGGTGGTACAGTGTACATATTTTCTTCAATGCATGTCTCCGGCGATC AATTAGCGCAGCTGACAGGAATAGCGGCCATACTTCGTTTTCCCCTTCCAGAATTGGAGGACATCGAGATGTGA
- the LOC127330789 gene encoding uncharacterized protein yields the protein MDNLSNITGIDTLQIDDGGFHIHTEEQKVATIDEKAEAPDMDFTLSPYSDLIYLLHDQMQKLVEPSFFSTEGKEDVARLWSGSEEILRSINKLQSISAQIDELGRLIPDLNEKLRLVSCTRSSEHSSAAAEIEEKQFAGHRRMWELFNARKFEDLTSLSSMIFTHCAPGRMPSYAVVKPTLQILSIKVTELTDLEWPLKVYGIIAARDTVDNLRNPLFLCSRNGAQLVTQQDPFLRLTGPSRAVVCEEPVSFEIQLKLKGRTESEDKALMSSKLSYKEDSANRYSTLNVGNHFCNMEFCFQQLDRSVQATIVGVRVVSQRPSSSFPHGAQVLCSSLPRGFKEDDNTLSCPNLLLHDWKDGIRSADGHLDLARHVVSAELRGKLKVVIKDCKSPDLTGYVLLTPKKCNFSQATCLVGDAEVEVTVAWSLLVKDDECILSSSYVDPYEACPTLHPSTLTFLKTGVAEN from the exons ATGGACAATCTCTCGAACATCACGGGGATCGACACCCTCCAGATAGACGACGGCGGTTTCCATATCCATACTGAAGAGCAAAAGGTGGCGACGATCGACGAAAAGGCCGAGGCGCCTGACATGGATTTTACACTGTCGCCTTACTCCGACCTGATCTACCTCCTTCACGATCAGATGCAGAAGCTAGTGGAACCCTCTTTCTTCTCAACGGAAGGGAAAGAAGATGTAGCGAGGCTTTGGTCTGGTTCCGAGGAAATCCTTCGCAGTATCAACAAGCTGCAATCTATCTCTGCCCAAATCGATGAGCTCGGTAGGTTGATTCCTGATCTGAACGAGAAGTTGAGACTCGTCTCATGCACCAGGTCTTCCGAACACAGTTCAGCCGCAGCCGAGATTGAGGAGAAGCAATTTGCTGGCCACCGCCGCATGTGGGAACTATTCAACGCCAGAAAATTCGAGGATTTAA CCTCGTTGAGCTCTATGATTTTTACACACTGCGCACCAGGACGCATGCCGTCGTATGCTGTTGTCAAGCCGACCCTGCAGATCCTTTCGATCAAAGTCACGGAATTAACTGATCTTGAGTGGCCGCTCAAGGTGTATGGCATTATCGCGGCCCGTGATACCGTGGACAACCTTCGTAACCCCCTATTCCTTTGTTCAAGGAATGGCGCACAACTTGTCACTCAACAG GATCCGTTTTTACGCTTGACTGGCCCGTCTCGTGCAGTAGTGTGTGAAGAGCCCGTTTCGTTTGAAATCCAACTAAAACTAAAGGGCAGAACAGAGTCtgaagacaaagcattgatgagtTCTAAGTTGTCTTACAAGGAGGATTCTGCTAATAGGTATTCGACCCTAAATGTTGGCAACCACTTCTGCAACATGGAGTTCTGCTTTCAGCAGCTTGACCGATCGGTCCAAGCCACTATTGTAGGTGTCCGCGTTGTTAGTCAGAGGCCATCATCCTCATTTCCGCACGGCGCCCAAGTTCTCTGCTCATCGCTGCCTCGTGGATTCAAAGAAGACGATAACACCCTGTCTTGTCCAAATCTGTTATTGCATGATTGGAAAGATGGAATAAGAAGTGCTGATGGGCATCTTGATCTGGCAAGGCATGTTGTTTCCGCTGAATTACGTGGGAAGCTGAAAGTTGTTATCAAGGATTGTAAATCCCCTGATCTCACCGGTTATGTCCTCTTGACACCAAAGAAGTGCAATTTCagccaagccacatgtcttgttGGTGACGCTGAAGTGGAGGTTACTGTTGCTTGGTCTCTGCTTGTGAAAGACGATGAATGTATCTTGTCAAGCAGCTATGTTGATCCATATGAAGCATGCCCTACGCTACATCCCTCCACGCTGACCTTCTTGAAGACGGGAGTTGCTGAAAATTGA
- the LOC127336809 gene encoding probable amino acid permease 7, with protein sequence MAAPSRRGSHSQPFELDTAPELDDDGRAARTGNLWTCVAHIITGVIGAGVLALSWSVAQLGWVAGPIAMLCFAGVTYVSAVLLTHCYRSPIAASGGGGSEDSSTGKTRRNYTYMDAVRALLGRKHVYVCGTLQYLYLYGIGVAYTITTATCLGAIKKSNCYHAHGRGAARCGSGTGEQHMFMLLFGAAQLVLSFIPNFHSMAWLSAVAAAMSFTYATIGLGLGLAKTVGDGAIKGGLAGVPVATAAQKTWLVAQAVGDIAFAYPYTIVLLEIQDTLRSSPPEGETMRKGNVVAVLATTFFYLCVGCFGYAAFGNAAPGNLLTGFGFYEPYWLVDFANACIILHILGGYQMYSQQIFTVVDRWFAARFPESAFVNKTYPVRFLPGLPRYGLNLQRLCFRTAYVATTTALAVVFPYFNEVLGLLGALTFWPLVIYLPVQMYCVQRRVKAWTPTWVALQAFNVVCFAVGTFAFVGCVEGVVKKRLG encoded by the exons ATGGCGGCGCCGTCGCGCCGGGGCAGCCACAGCCAACCCTTCGAACTCGACACCGCTCCGGAGCTCGACGACGACGGCCGGGCCGCGCGCACGGGGAACCTATGGACGTGCGTGGCGCACATCATCACGGGCGTCATCGGCGCCGGCGTGCTGGCGCTCTCCTGGAGCGTCGCGCAGCTGGGCTGGGTCGCCGGCCCCATCGCCATGCTCTGCTTCGCGGGCGTCACCTACGTCTCCGCCGTCCTCCTCACCCACTGCTACAGGTCCCCTATCGCCGCTTCCGGCGGTGGTGGCTCGGAGGATTCGTCGACCGGTAAGACGCGGCGGAACTACACCTACATGGACGCCGTCCGGGCGCTCCTCGGCCGGAAGCACGTCTACGTCTGCGGCACCCTCCAGTACCTCTACCTCTACGGCATCGGCGTCGCCTacaccatcaccaccgccacctgcCTCGG CGCGATCAAGAAGTCGAACTGCTACCACGCGCacgggcgcggcgcggcgcggtgCGGGTCGGGCACGGGCGAGCAGCACATGTTCATGCTGCTCTTCGGCGCGGCGCAGCTGGTGCTGTCCTTCATCCCCAACTTCCACAGCATGGCGTGGCTGTCCGCCGTCGCGGCGGCCATGTCCTTCACCTACGCCACCatcggcctgggcctgggcctcgcCAAGACCGTGGGCGACGGCGCGATCAAGGGCGGCCTCGCCGGCGTGCCCGTGGCCACCGCGGCGCAGAAGACGTGGCTCGTGGCGCAGGCCGTGGGCGACATCGCCTTCGCCTACCCGTACACCATCGTGCTCCTCGAGATCCAGGACACGCTGCGGTCGTCGCCGCCCGAGGGCGAGACCATGCGCAAGGGCAAcgtcgtcgccgtcctcgccACCACTTTCTTCTACCTCTGCGTCGGGTGCTTCGGGTACGCCGCCTTCGGCAACGCCGCGCCGGGGAACCTCCTCACCGGCTTCGGCTTCTACGAGCCATACTGGCTCGTCGACTTCGCCAACGCCTGCATCATCCTCCACATCCTTGGCGGCTACCAG ATGTACAGCCAGCAGATATTCACGGTGGTGGACAGGTGGTTCGCAGCGAGGTTCCCGGAGAGCGCGTTCGTCAACAAGACCTACCCCGTGCGTTTCCTGCCGGGGCTGCCCAGGTACGGGCTCAACCTGCAGCGGCTCTGCTTCCGGACGGCGTACGTGGCCACCACCACGGCGCTGGCCGTCGTGTTCCCCTACTTCAACGAGGTGCTCGGCCTGCTCGGCGCGCTCACCTTCTGGCCGCTCGTCATCTACCTCCCCGTCCAGATGTACTGCGTGCAGCGCCGGGTCAAGGCCTGGACGCCGACGTGGGTCGCGCTGCAGGCGTTCAACGTCGTCTGCTTCGCCGTCGGCACCTTCGCCTTCGTCGGATGCGTCGAGGGCGTCGTCAAGAAGAGGCTAGGCTAG